The Planococcus donghaensis genome contains a region encoding:
- a CDS encoding DUF1128 domain-containing protein: protein MDLSTPSPENVSFMIEEIKAKLRMVNVDAMKAEHFNASQYEDLHDLYQMVATRDKFSTSEMQAIATELGSLRK from the coding sequence ATGGACTTATCTACACCTTCTCCAGAAAATGTCAGCTTCATGATCGAAGAAATAAAAGCAAAATTGCGTATGGTCAATGTTGATGCAATGAAAGCTGAACATTTCAACGCTTCTCAATATGAAGATTTACATGACTTATACCAAATGGTCGCAACACGCGACAAGTTTAGTACAAGTGAAATGCAAGCTATTGCAACTGAACTTGGTTCATTACGCAAGTAA
- a CDS encoding alanine/glycine:cation symporter family protein — translation MAQFEELLGTISGFVWGPPLLILLVGTGIFLTVRLGVLQLRLLPYALKLVFTKNTDTTSKGDISHFQALSTAMAATVGTGNIVGVATAVILGGPGAIFWMWFSAFFGMATKYGEAILAVKYRVVDARGQMAGGPMYYLEHGLKQKWLAVLFAIFGAIAAFGIGNGTQSNSVASVVRDTFSVPTWITGIILTIFTALVLLGGIKSIGRVTSFFVPFMALFYIIAGIIIMILNMELIPAALGTIFSAAFTGEAAVGGAIGAAIRYGVARGVFSNEAGLGSAPIAAAAAITDLPGRQALVSMTQVLFDTIIICSITGVTIVMSGLYKDETLEGAALTTAAFEQFLGGAGPIIVAIGLIFFASSTIIGWSYYGEKCFQYLFKNPALLIVYRVAFVLMVFVGATVSLDVVWTFSDVMNGLMAFPNLIGLLGLSGVIVLETKRIIAKIKEEKEAKQAGN, via the coding sequence ATGGCACAATTTGAAGAATTATTGGGTACGATTAGCGGATTTGTATGGGGACCACCTTTATTAATTTTATTAGTAGGAACAGGAATTTTCTTAACCGTTCGTTTAGGTGTCCTGCAGCTTCGTTTATTGCCTTATGCATTAAAATTGGTTTTCACTAAAAATACTGACACAACTTCTAAAGGAGATATTAGTCATTTCCAAGCACTTTCTACTGCAATGGCTGCCACAGTTGGTACCGGTAATATTGTCGGTGTTGCGACCGCTGTTATTCTTGGTGGACCAGGTGCTATTTTCTGGATGTGGTTTTCTGCATTCTTCGGGATGGCGACTAAATACGGTGAAGCCATTCTTGCTGTTAAGTATCGTGTAGTAGACGCCAGAGGCCAAATGGCTGGCGGACCTATGTATTACCTTGAACACGGATTAAAACAAAAATGGTTAGCAGTATTATTTGCTATTTTCGGAGCCATTGCTGCTTTTGGTATCGGGAACGGAACACAATCAAACTCCGTTGCATCGGTTGTTCGTGATACATTTAGCGTTCCAACATGGATTACAGGAATCATTTTAACAATATTCACTGCTCTAGTTTTACTTGGCGGGATTAAGAGTATCGGACGTGTTACCTCTTTCTTTGTTCCTTTCATGGCATTATTTTATATAATCGCAGGTATCATTATTATGATTCTGAACATGGAATTGATTCCAGCTGCTCTTGGTACAATTTTCAGTGCTGCATTTACAGGTGAAGCTGCAGTCGGTGGTGCTATTGGTGCTGCTATTCGCTATGGTGTCGCACGAGGCGTATTCTCCAACGAAGCTGGACTTGGATCGGCTCCGATCGCTGCAGCTGCTGCTATCACAGATTTACCTGGACGTCAGGCATTAGTGTCAATGACACAAGTACTTTTTGATACAATCATTATTTGTTCAATCACAGGTGTGACGATTGTTATGTCAGGTCTTTATAAAGATGAAACTCTTGAAGGCGCCGCATTAACAACGGCTGCTTTCGAACAATTTCTAGGAGGCGCAGGTCCGATTATCGTAGCTATCGGTTTAATCTTCTTTGCATCTTCTACGATTATTGGTTGGTCATATTACGGAGAGAAATGTTTCCAATACTTATTTAAGAATCCAGCATTGCTGATTGTTTACCGCGTAGCATTTGTCTTAATGGTATTCGTTGGTGCAACTGTTTCACTTGATGTTGTCTGGACTTTCTCTGACGTTATGAATGGATTAATGGCATTCCCTAACTTAATCGGACTTCTCGGTTTGTCAGGTGTCATTGTTCTAGAAACGAAACGCATTATTGCAAAAATCAAAGAAGAAAAAGAAGCAAAACAAGCTGGCAATTGA
- a CDS encoding YtxH domain-containing protein, protein MSQNKLMTGLLVGAAVGVIVSLFDRNTRNDVIEKSRKASDNAKYYASNRDELVQAFQQQAERAQNLYSRISEDASYVGSKVNELKEMSPQVKEMALETKEAFLDTKEAVIETKEDVVSAVKEDNPSPTTSLGDNNTTDSNSQPSGKTNSENRL, encoded by the coding sequence ATGAGCCAAAACAAATTGATGACAGGATTATTAGTAGGAGCAGCAGTGGGAGTTATTGTCTCGCTATTTGACCGCAATACAAGAAACGATGTTATTGAAAAATCTAGAAAAGCGTCTGACAATGCAAAATACTATGCTTCAAATAGAGATGAATTAGTGCAAGCTTTCCAGCAGCAAGCTGAGAGAGCTCAAAACTTATATTCTCGTATTTCTGAAGATGCTTCTTATGTAGGAAGTAAAGTAAATGAATTAAAAGAAATGTCTCCACAAGTAAAAGAAATGGCGCTTGAAACAAAAGAGGCGTTCTTAGATACAAAAGAAGCGGTTATCGAAACAAAAGAAGATGTCGTGTCAGCAGTGAAAGAAGACAATCCATCTCCAACTACTTCGTTAGGAGATAACAATACAACCGATTCAAACAGTCAACCCAGCGGGAAAACCAATTCAGAAAATCGGTTATAG
- a CDS encoding YihY/virulence factor BrkB family protein: MKPADQQPTDSEKRAFSNTYDVTKGSGFLKELFQRIKDVDVPGLGAQLAFFFLLSIFPLLIFLVTLLPYLALSRGEIFNFLEEVVPGTVYVLIESTVVEVLTTQNTGLLSFGILATIWSASLGMNALIKSLNLSYKVAENRPILLARAMSIILTVLLIFILIVALALPIFGEQLGRLIFSFLGLEESFLVVWNSVRFTIPAIVIFVACAIIYWLAPNVRLNILSVLAGAAFAATGWLLTSYLFSIYVKNFGSFSATYGSIGAIIVLMLWLYVSAMILVIGGQINAVMKERRHLLKKKTT; this comes from the coding sequence ATGAAGCCCGCAGATCAGCAACCTACTGACAGCGAAAAACGTGCCTTTTCGAACACTTATGATGTAACAAAAGGTAGCGGGTTTTTAAAAGAATTGTTTCAACGGATTAAAGACGTCGACGTGCCAGGGCTTGGAGCACAGTTGGCGTTTTTTTTCCTCTTATCGATATTTCCTTTATTAATTTTCTTAGTTACATTATTGCCCTATTTGGCCTTGTCGCGTGGCGAAATTTTTAACTTTTTAGAAGAAGTTGTGCCTGGAACGGTCTACGTTCTCATTGAAAGTACAGTGGTAGAAGTTTTAACTACACAAAATACAGGGTTACTATCTTTTGGTATTTTAGCAACCATATGGTCGGCGAGTCTAGGTATGAACGCGCTGATAAAATCGCTGAATCTCTCCTATAAAGTTGCAGAAAATCGTCCGATTCTTTTGGCTAGAGCAATGTCGATTATCTTAACGGTTTTGTTGATTTTCATTTTAATCGTAGCGCTAGCTTTGCCGATTTTTGGCGAACAACTTGGAAGGTTGATTTTTTCATTTTTAGGCTTGGAAGAAAGCTTTTTAGTCGTTTGGAATTCTGTCCGCTTTACCATTCCGGCTATCGTCATTTTTGTTGCGTGTGCCATTATTTATTGGTTGGCTCCAAATGTGAGGCTTAATATTTTAAGTGTGCTAGCTGGAGCTGCTTTTGCGGCAACAGGGTGGTTGCTGACATCTTACTTATTTTCCATTTATGTTAAAAATTTCGGAAGTTTCTCTGCAACGTATGGCAGTATTGGAGCTATTATTGTGTTGATGCTTTGGTTGTATGTCTCTGCAATGATCTTAGTGATTGGTGGCCAGATTAATGCCGTGATGAAAGAAAGACGGCATTTGTTAAAGAAGAAAACGACGTGA
- a CDS encoding heavy metal translocating P-type ATPase: MSFVKMHIELIASIISGILIVIAFTLELQQNATLSAIIYILAFGIGGYAKAKYGILKTLEDKQLNVEILMILAAVGSSIIGYWTEGAILIFIFSLSGALETYTINKSKKEITSLMKIQPETAWLVRDNQTVLVSLNELSTGDSIVVKPGERVPVDGVLQKGQTAVDESAISGEALPVSKYKEDELFAGTVNLSGTITMEMTKPSTETLFQKIIDLVQSAQSEKSPSQQFIERFEGRYVKVVIFVFVLMLFLPHYLVGWDWNTTFYRAIVLLVVASPCALVASIMPATLAAISNGAKNGIIFKGGIHLENLSMVQAIALDKTGTLTRGKPEVTDFVIRPGADSQLAMARIAGIESQSNHPLAKAIHDFIVSEGIVPLPNLMIEDVPGNGLKSTINNEEFLVGKPKFVGESLAAAFEDGLLEKLANQGKTVTFVRDSKGILAAMALKDTVRNNTKATIDELKKAGIYCIMLTGDNRKTAGVIAKETGVDDYIAECLPADKVDELKKLVKKYEFVAMTGDGINDAPALATATTGIAMGEGTDIALETADVILMKNDLSRIAYAIRLSKKMQRIVKQNIFFSVAVIIILIISNFFQTITLPLGVIGHEGSTILVILNGLRMLNRSV; this comes from the coding sequence ATGTCATTTGTTAAAATGCATATTGAATTGATTGCCTCTATAATATCCGGTATATTAATCGTCATTGCCTTCACACTCGAACTACAGCAAAACGCTACTCTCTCCGCTATTATTTATATACTCGCCTTCGGAATTGGAGGCTATGCCAAAGCCAAATATGGCATACTTAAAACCCTTGAAGATAAACAATTAAATGTTGAAATTTTAATGATTTTAGCGGCAGTTGGCTCTTCGATCATTGGATATTGGACCGAAGGCGCAATCTTAATCTTTATATTTTCTCTGAGCGGTGCATTAGAAACGTATACGATCAACAAAAGCAAAAAAGAAATTACGTCTTTAATGAAAATTCAACCCGAAACAGCCTGGTTAGTCAGAGACAATCAAACAGTTCTCGTTTCTTTAAATGAACTGAGTACTGGAGACTCTATTGTGGTAAAGCCAGGAGAACGCGTTCCTGTAGACGGTGTCCTTCAAAAAGGGCAAACGGCAGTGGACGAATCAGCAATAAGTGGTGAGGCTCTCCCTGTTTCTAAATACAAGGAAGACGAGCTTTTTGCAGGTACGGTTAATTTGTCTGGTACCATTACGATGGAAATGACTAAGCCTAGCACTGAAACCTTATTTCAAAAAATCATTGACTTGGTGCAATCTGCACAAAGTGAAAAATCCCCTTCTCAGCAATTTATCGAACGGTTTGAAGGGCGTTATGTAAAAGTCGTCATCTTCGTTTTTGTCTTAATGTTATTCCTGCCCCATTATCTAGTTGGTTGGGATTGGAATACAACCTTTTACCGTGCAATCGTCTTGCTCGTAGTAGCCTCTCCTTGCGCCCTTGTTGCTTCAATCATGCCTGCGACACTTGCTGCCATATCCAACGGTGCAAAAAACGGCATCATTTTTAAAGGCGGGATCCATTTAGAAAATCTAAGCATGGTTCAAGCTATTGCCCTTGATAAAACAGGCACATTGACTAGAGGCAAACCCGAAGTGACTGATTTTGTTATTCGTCCAGGAGCCGATTCACAGTTAGCAATGGCCAGAATTGCTGGAATTGAGTCGCAGTCAAATCATCCTTTAGCAAAAGCTATTCATGATTTTATAGTTTCTGAAGGAATTGTTCCTTTGCCTAACTTAATGATAGAAGATGTTCCTGGCAACGGCTTAAAATCCACTATTAACAACGAAGAGTTTCTAGTTGGAAAACCAAAGTTTGTTGGAGAATCCCTCGCTGCGGCTTTTGAAGATGGTTTATTGGAAAAACTAGCGAACCAAGGGAAAACGGTGACCTTTGTTCGTGACAGTAAAGGCATACTCGCCGCTATGGCATTGAAAGATACAGTTCGTAACAATACTAAGGCAACAATCGATGAACTAAAAAAAGCAGGCATCTATTGCATTATGCTGACGGGCGACAATCGCAAAACTGCAGGTGTCATTGCAAAAGAAACAGGAGTTGACGACTATATTGCAGAATGCTTACCAGCTGATAAGGTCGATGAACTGAAAAAACTTGTAAAAAAATACGAATTTGTGGCGATGACAGGCGACGGCATAAACGATGCTCCTGCTCTTGCAACTGCGACTACTGGGATCGCCATGGGTGAAGGAACAGATATTGCGTTGGAAACGGCAGATGTCATCTTGATGAAAAATGATTTATCTCGTATTGCCTACGCAATTCGCCTTTCTAAGAAAATGCAACGTATCGTTAAACAAAACATCTTTTTTTCAGTTGCTGTTATCATAATTTTAATCATCTCAAACTTTTTCCAAACGATTACACTACCGCTCGGTGTTATTGGTCACGAAGGCAGTACGATTTTAGTCATTTTAAACGGCTTGCGCATGCTTAATCGCAGTGTATAA
- a CDS encoding SE1561 family protein — MGKSITNKEQQVSYMKQRLSMFLEVLDTIEPENTELEDIDRLIAMVDDLDDKMKQFQSRPSEDQ, encoded by the coding sequence ATGGGAAAATCCATTACGAATAAAGAACAGCAAGTTTCTTATATGAAACAACGCTTAAGTATGTTTTTAGAAGTATTAGATACGATTGAACCTGAAAACACAGAACTAGAAGACATTGATCGCTTGATCGCGATGGTTGATGATCTAGACGACAAAATGAAACAATTTCAAAGTCGCCCTTCTGAAGACCAATAA
- a CDS encoding OsmC family protein — MNFSMNENGFTGHLPFGDLQISSNEEYGFRPYQLLVSSLAICSGGVMRKVFDKMRMSFEDIQIEVKEVVRNDEVAGRVEKVHLHFIITGDIKDEKMPRILELTRKNCSMVQSVHDSIEVVETYEIR; from the coding sequence ATGAATTTTTCAATGAATGAAAATGGATTTACAGGGCATTTGCCTTTTGGAGACCTTCAAATCTCCAGTAATGAAGAATACGGCTTTAGACCTTATCAATTATTAGTATCTTCATTGGCGATTTGTAGTGGTGGAGTGATGAGAAAAGTATTTGATAAAATGAGAATGTCTTTTGAGGATATTCAAATCGAAGTAAAAGAAGTTGTCCGCAATGACGAAGTCGCTGGTCGAGTAGAAAAAGTACATTTGCACTTTATTATTACAGGTGATATTAAAGACGAGAAAATGCCGCGTATTTTAGAATTGACGCGTAAAAACTGCTCAATGGTTCAATCTGTTCACGATTCAATTGAAGTTGTTGAAACCTACGAAATTCGTTAA
- a CDS encoding MFS transporter yields the protein MKSYLQSARGRFWILVIIVSISGFSQGMLLPLIAVIFEQDGVSSALNGLSATGLYVGTLLIAPFMEPQLRKFGYKPLILVGGGLVILSLFLFTLWKSVLFWFLLRTLIGVGDQALHFSTQTWITSTSPQHRLGRNIAIYGMSFSIGFGAGPLFVPMVEVFEALPFIVSGILCLVAWSLVFLVKNDFPEVTGSAMTARGTIGRFKAALLIAWVAFLPPLGYGFLEASLNAIYPVYALRQSIEVGMVSIMLAAFSAGAIATQLPLGNLSDLIGRKKVLLIALAGGAVVFVAASFYETNVWVTVGCFAIAGMFVGSTFSLGISYMADLMPKELLPTGNLLCGIAFSIGSLAGPTMGGLFIQYAGGLSFLLLIASILVVIAIPIALKKPNKTSNV from the coding sequence ATGAAATCATATTTACAAAGTGCCCGTGGACGATTTTGGATTTTGGTTATTATCGTCTCAATTTCTGGCTTTTCACAAGGCATGTTATTACCATTGATCGCTGTTATTTTTGAACAAGATGGTGTTTCTTCTGCGTTAAATGGGCTAAGTGCCACCGGTTTATATGTGGGGACGCTGTTGATTGCGCCTTTTATGGAACCGCAACTACGCAAGTTTGGCTATAAACCGCTCATTTTAGTTGGCGGGGGTTTGGTCATCCTGTCTCTTTTTCTTTTTACGTTATGGAAATCGGTATTGTTTTGGTTTTTGTTGCGGACATTGATTGGAGTTGGAGATCAAGCTCTTCATTTTTCGACACAAACATGGATTACAAGTACATCACCTCAGCACCGATTAGGTCGTAATATTGCAATCTACGGTATGTCTTTTAGCATTGGATTCGGAGCAGGGCCTTTATTTGTACCCATGGTAGAAGTATTTGAAGCTTTGCCCTTTATCGTATCTGGAATTCTATGTTTGGTGGCTTGGTCTTTGGTTTTTTTAGTGAAAAATGATTTCCCTGAAGTTACTGGCAGCGCCATGACAGCACGTGGAACAATTGGTCGTTTTAAAGCAGCCCTTTTAATCGCATGGGTCGCATTTTTACCGCCACTGGGCTATGGGTTTTTAGAAGCTTCTCTTAATGCAATTTATCCAGTCTATGCATTACGACAATCAATTGAAGTTGGTATGGTTTCAATTATGTTGGCCGCTTTTTCAGCAGGTGCTATAGCCACGCAGTTACCGTTAGGAAATTTGAGTGATCTCATTGGTCGGAAAAAAGTCTTGCTAATCGCGCTAGCTGGTGGTGCAGTGGTTTTTGTAGCAGCTAGTTTTTATGAAACAAATGTATGGGTAACTGTAGGGTGTTTTGCCATAGCAGGTATGTTTGTGGGCTCTACATTTTCGCTTGGTATTTCGTACATGGCAGACTTGATGCCAAAAGAATTATTGCCGACAGGGAACTTGCTATGTGGAATTGCATTTAGTATTGGAAGTTTAGCAGGACCTACAATGGGTGGGCTGTTTATTCAATACGCAGGAGGATTAAGTTTCTTATTACTTATCGCGAGTATATTAGTGGTAATTGCCATACCTATCGCATTAAAAAAACCAAATAAAACAAGTAATGTTTAA